A part of Peromyscus maniculatus bairdii isolate BWxNUB_F1_BW_parent chromosome 10, HU_Pman_BW_mat_3.1, whole genome shotgun sequence genomic DNA contains:
- the B3gnt2 gene encoding N-acetyllactosaminide beta-1,3-N-acetylglucosaminyltransferase 2 produces the protein MSVGRRRIKLLGILMMANVFIYLIVEVSKNSSQEKNGKGGVIIPKEKFWKISSPPRAYWNREQEKLNKWYNPILNRLANQTGDLYMSPNTSHLGYCEPDPRVMTAVTDFNNLPDRFKDFLLYLRCRNYSLLIDQPKKCAKKPFLLLAIKSLIPHFARRQAIRESWGRETNVGNQTVVRVFLLGKTPPEDNHPDLSDMLKFESEKHQDILMWNYRDTFFNLSLKEVLFLRWVSTSCPDAEFVFKGDDDVFVNTHHILNYLNSLSKNKAKDLFIGDVIHNAGPHRDKKLKYYIPEVFYTGVYPPYAGGGGFLYSGPLALRLYNITDRVHLYPIDDVYTGMCLQKLGLVPEKHKGFRTFDIEEKNKKNICAYIDLMLVHSRKPQEMIDIWSQLQSPNLKC, from the coding sequence ATGAGTGTTGGACGTCGAAGAATAAAGTTGTTGGGTATCCTGATGATGGcaaatgtcttcatttatttgaTTGTGGAAGTCTCCAAAAACAGTagccaagaaaaaaatggaaagggggGAGTAATAATACCCAAAGAAAAGTTCTGGAAGATATCCAGCCCTCCCCGGGCATACTGGAACCGAGAACAAGAGAAACTAAACAAGTGGTACAATCCCATTCTGAACAGGCTGGCTAACCAGACAGGGGACTTGTACATGTCTCCTAACACAAGTCATCTGGGCTACTGTGAGCCTGACCCAAGGGTCATGACAGCTGTGACAGATTTTAATAATCTGCCGGACAGATTTAAAGACTTCCTCTTGTATTTGAGATGCCGAAATTACTCACTGCTTATAGATCAACCGAAGAAATGTGCAAAGAAACCTTTCTTACTGCTGGCAATTAAGTCCCTCATTCCACATTTCGCCAGAAGGCAAGCAATTCGGGAGTCTTGGGGCAGAGAAACCAATGTGGGGAACCAGACCGTAGTGAGAGTCTTCTTGTTGGGCAAGACACCCCCAGAGGACAACCACCCTGACCTTTCAGACATGCTGAAGTTTGAGAGTGAGAAGCACCAGGACATTCTCATGTGGAACTACAGAGACACATTCTTCAACCTGTCCCTGAAGGAAGTGCTGTTTCTCAGGTGGGTGAGCACTTCTTGTCCAGACGCAGAGTTTGTTTTCAAAGGCGATGATGATGTGTTTGTGAACACTCATCACATCCTGAATTACTTGAATAGCTTATCCAAGAACAAAGCCAAAGATTTGTTTATAGGTGACGTGATCCACAATGCTGGACCTCATCGGGATAAGAAACTGAAGTACTACATCCCAGAAGTCTTCTACACTGGGGTCTACCCGCCGTATGCAGGGGGAGGTGGATTCCTGTACTCTGGCCCCCTGGCCCTGAGACTGTACAATATAACTGACCGGGTCCACCTCTACCCCATAGATGATGTTTATACTGGAATGTGCCTTCAGAAATTGGGCCTTGTTCCAGAGAAGCACAAAGGCTTCAGGACATTTGAtattgaagagaaaaataaaaaaaatatttgtgcatatatagaTCTAATGTTAGTACATAGCAGAAAACCTCAAGAGATGATTGACATTTGGTCTCAGTTGCAAAGTCCTAATCTAAAATGCTAA
- the LOC121832676 gene encoding uncharacterized protein LOC121832676, which produces MTPFQGSQATTASQGQRQQRIKPDLTPAPNALQLPQYQGAVGGLDPKCPPKAWSPAWPLLSAGGPFGGLRTEDVAQLDERFPGRQQPWIRSSAPHKLGVVVHAWKIICSHRILSPSIGLALSRPNGPNRPETHSDRPANTAATSGRPLSNTASSTVPAFVGKGVDPGEAGKCRDAETGAARGRAGQHTARDAPPPPRPAPPAPRGVQRGPGVTALSLRVQGGGGERAAWGKRGGPEGAEAPPPPRRSGGSAGCPHRPELARRRRRRRRRRGGDAGPVPTQPALPCPGAAPARRGGAGDRGRIHVPAAPAAQPRDRRRSGSMRRARTGSPAGSGRLRLASAPALVAAAAAAAAAAPHSPPRLPAPPPPTASLRPRPRPARQSDAALPARVTAGTAAFPPLGPSLGKAEPLPSRQSAPSPRGALRPPVHLENPRRHWGAAAPKTRSPAPRSSLPQKDSSDRVSNSGSSPNPSATGASPCCRRGARRLSGGVSQREAIEFRALGVGFQPAGRWTTERVL; this is translated from the exons ATGACCCCATTTCAAGGGTCTCAGGCAACCACAGCCAGCCAGGGACAACGCCAGCAACGCATCAAGCCAGACCTAACGCCTGCACCAAATGCCTTGCAACTGCCACAGTACCAAGGTGCTGTGGGGGGCTTGGACCCCAAATGTCCTCCGAAGGCCTGGTCCCCTGCCTGGCCACTCCTCAGTGCTGGTGGACCTTTCGGAG GCCTGAgaactgaggatgtggctcagctggatGAGCGCTTCCCTGGACGCCAGCAGCCCTGGATTCGATCCTCAGCACCGCACAAACTAggggtagtggtgcatgcctggaagATCA TCTGCTCCCATCGGATCCTGTCACCCTCTATTGGCCTAGCGCTCTCCAGACCCAATGGCCCAAACAGGCCCGAGACCCACAGCGATCGACCTGCAAACACAGCAGCCACCAGTGGCCGTCCCCTCTCAAACACGGCCAGCAGCACTGTGCCAGCTTTTGTAGGCAAAGGAGTCGATCCAGGAGAGGCCGGG AAATGCCGAGATGCAGAG ACCGGCGCAgcgcgcgggcgggcggggcaGCACACCGCACGCGACGCTCCCCCACCGCCCAGGCCCGCACCTCCCGCCCCGCGCGGGGTGCAGCGCGGCCCAGGGGTCACTGCCCTCTCCCTGCgggtgcaggggggggggggagagcgagCAG CCTGGGGGAAGCGAGGAGGACCCGAAGGCGCggaggcgccgccgccgccacggcGGAGCGGCGGGAGCGCAGGGTGCCCGCACCGGCCGGAActggcgcggcggcggcggcggcggcggcggcggcggggcggggaCGCAGGGCCCGTGCCCACCCAGCCGGCCCTACCTTGTCCAGGGGCAGCTCCAGctcggcggggcggggcgggagacCGCGGCCGCATCCACGTCCCAGCCGCGCCTGCGGCTCAGCCCCGCGACCGCCGCCGCTCCGGCTCCATGCGCAGGGCGCGGACGGGCAGCCCGGCGGGGTCGGGGCGGCTCCGGCTCGCCTCAGCTCCAGCACTTgttgccgccgctgccgctgccgctgccgctgcgcCTCACTCCCCGCCGCGGCTCCCGGCACCGCCGCCGCCTACAGCGTCCCttcggccccgcccccgcccagcGCGCCAATCAGACGCCGCGCTACCCGCGCGCGTCACCGCCGGGACGGCCGCGTTCCCGCCCCTTGGCCCAAGTTTGGGAAAGGCCGAACCCCTACCCTCCCGCCAGTCGGCGCCCAGTCCCCGCGGGGCTCTCCGCCCCCCGGTGCACCTAGAAAACCCTAGGCGCCACTGGGGAGCCGCAGCTCCAAAGACGCGCTCCCCCGCCCCAAGAAGTAGCCTGCCCCAGAAAGACAGCAGCGACAGAGTCTCCAACTCAGGGTCTAGTCCAAACCCCTCCGCTACCGGGGCCTCTCCGTGCTGTCGGCGGGGCGCTCG AAGGCTGTCAGGCGGGGTTAGCCAAAGGGAAGCCATTGAATTTCGAGCGCTGGGGGTTGGATTTCAGCCCGCTGGACGCTGGACCACCGAGCGCGTACTCTGA